The region GTCTGACCCACATGTTCCCACCTCAACCATACACATCACGTATgtctcaaccccccctcatccTTCATCCCCTGGAATTGTTCAGTTCTTGTACAGTAGCACTCTATGCCATATGGCCTCAAATAGCAGTTTCTCCATTTTTCTCCGTAGTCCACACCttttcaatatttaaataatacATTTCATTCATTCACTGCTGTAGTGATGGAGGATAATTTGATTTCCAGTTTAAgttgacttttaaaaaaaaatctttgacgAGAAAAGTATGGTCGACCCCATTGGGTATCTTACCGCACTCTCATATGCCAtttcttgaaatatgcagacttAAATATTCAGCTCTCTCTCTTATGCTTTCGATAATTGCGTGTTGTAATGTACACAGAAATATCCATCAGATTGTGAACAAgtagctttttttatttttttttgcaagcAATTCAATCAACAGAGTGGAATACATGCCAGGACACAATCCTTCTGCAATCATTTAAAAGAGTAAATACAAAATGTATCATAGTAATCATATAAAAGTCATCAAGATTTGTTTGTAAATAAAGTCAATATTTATACAATTTAGGTGACATCACTGACTAAATTTCCATGAACTATAAGCTATTAGGCTGTAAAAAGGGAAACCCTGATATCAAATCTATGCCTTGGGAAATACGGTTTTATCAGCCACTTCTAAGTCTTGTTACTCATACAgtgttataatgacatgttacatATACTgtgtgctttttttcattttactCATCATCTACATTGAAAGGAAATAATGCTTATTTTAGTCTGTTGAAATTAGCAATCAAACATTTTCTACTGTAATTATGTTAAAACAATGACATGTTAAGGTTTGATTTGTCTGAAATGTTTATTAGTTTGAAGAGTTTTTCTTCTGTGTGTAGAGTActgactcgtgtgtgtgtgtgtagagtactgacgtgtgtgtgtgtgtgtgtgtgtgtgtagtgtgtgtgtgtgtgtgtgtgtgtgtgtgtactgtggttGAGTACTgacgtgtgtggttgtgtgtagagtaccggtgtgtgtgtgtatgtgtgtgtctatagagcttccctgtggctcagttggtagagcgtggtgtttgcaacgccagcacggtgtgtgcaacgccagggttgtgggttcgattcccatggggggccagtatacAAAAAGagatgcatgaaatgtatgtattcactactgtaagtcgctctggataaaagcgtctgctaaatgactaaaatgtaaatgtagagtaCTGACTCGTGTGTATAGAGTActgactcgtgtgtgtgtgtagagtagtGGCTGTTGTGTTTAATAAACTATTGAAACACAGGTTGTTAACACTCATTCACTCATTTCACCTGTGTTTTCTGAATACCTAGAGTGCTCCTGCTACTTCTTTTCATCACTCAAACTCAATTTGCTGTAGGCAACCCCTCTGACACACTTCTTACACTGTCCACAATACCTTGACCCTGCTCCAAGATATACTTACCCACCTCAGACTGCCTCAGCTGCTTTCTTTGCTGCCTCTCCTGGTGTCTCTGCATTCTCTGCTGCAGCAGCTCCTATCATCTTCCCTCCTATTGCCCCCCCAGCTACAATTGCTCCAGCTATGGTTACTGTTATTGCTGTGTTTAGTCCTCCTGCCCCAAGTTCAGTTATCGTGGGTATCTTACCAAGTACTGATTGAACGAATGCTTCTGCCCCTGCAACCCCAAGGAGAGCTCCCACTATTGTACCTGTTGCTATCCCTGTTAATTTGATCAGGAGTTTCTTCCACACATTTTCAGTGGCCTGTTTATTGATCGCTTCCTCTGACATCTTTCCCATTGACTCCTTCCTAAGACTCTCTATCTCTGCTTGTATTAATCTCTCTGCCTCTTGGAGCAACTCGTTGGTGTAGCATTCTCCTCCGTTCTCGCTCACCATCTCCTCTATGGTGTTGAGTAACTCTGTTACTTGGTACTGGTTGTTCCTGTACTGACTCTGCTGATTGGTGTTCCAGTATTTGTTGTCAATGACGTGACAGCGGCCACCACATTTCTCCACAAGCTCACTCAGTTTATCATTCGTTTTCACAAAATCCTGAATAGTTTTTCCTTCAAGCTGGTCACCGTGAGTGAAGAGAACTGTGGAATATTTGAAGGCCTCTGATGAAAAACATTTAGCAATTTCTTCAATGACTTGTTCCTCATGACATCCGTAGCGGTCCACTCTAAGCACAATGAGAAAGGCATGTGGCCCCGGAGCACACTCTACAATACATTTCACTAGTTCAGGTTTCAGATCCTCTTCAGGGATGTTTGTGTCAAAAAATCCAGGTGTGTCTACTACAGTGAGTTTTCTTCCATTGATGTCCTTGGTCTTTGCTTCACACTTGTACATCTCGGACTTGGCTGAACTGTTTATCTTGAACTCTGTCCCTCCTCCAAAGATGGTGTTTCCTGCACTGCTTTTGCCCCATCCTGTTTTCCCCAGCAGCACGATCCTCATTGGGTTTGACTCTATAGGGAGGAGGGGCATCATTATGACTTGAATTACTTTTAATGATACTGTACATATAATTTATAGTAATATACATGTATAATCACAAAGATCTCTAAATGATCCCTGAGTCATGAATTAATTGGTAACTAATTTCTTGTAAATAATTGTATAGTAAATAATACATTAAAGTGGGAGTCCGTAACCACTttgaaattcatagacagagctactaTCTGACCAAAATTAGTTCTAACAATGTTTTGAGGCTAAACAGTATTTGTAAAAGTAAAACAAGCATAGctatatattttgggttctgatgtggTATGACAGGTGaattaagctcatgaggcataatatatatatacttcaagAATCAATGTGTACATGTCATTAACTTAAGTCATAATGTATGCATTAACTGCTGCTAGCCCCTTTAATGAAAATGTGTGCTTAAGATAATTAAATAACTATATaaatcatcaaaactatgacacaaTTGCTAAAAGAACTACAAGCAATGAATAAGAAGATACTCTCAATGCTTGTTGACTAGTGTTTTTCTGTATGAGTAAATGTGACTATTTGTTTGATCCAAAAGAATGACCCAAACCTAACccacctctaaccctaaccaaaCCCTTCTCATAACTCTTAACCATAACCCTATCCTTAACCATAACCATGACCTTAACACCCCAGGACTTCCAGTTGTGGTGTGGCCTGAGGGAGTTTGAGCAGAGGATGGGCTGCCAGTACCTGACCCATGAGGGAGACGAGGACCGCTGGAGACACCATGCGTCATCTAAGCAACTTCTCTGCCTTTGTTATATTGTATCTAAAGTTCAAGTTCAGAGAAAATGTCCCACTTTGTTAACTAAATGGATCTTCCTAGATTCTCTATAGAGTATCCCTATGGTGAGGCTCCTCCTGTACACTTCTCATTTGTAGCAGGCTAAATATAAGTGTTTTAATCTCAGGATCAAACTTTAATGTGGGTTTCTGGCGTCATCAAATTATttgatctacttccccagagtcagatgaactcatggataccctTTTTGTGTATCTGCATCCAGTGTGAAGAAAGTTAAGAGGAagtttcacgagccaatgctaactaatgCAATGACTGAAAGTCTACAGGAACAGCTAGCAACGCTTAGCTATTACACTAGttaacactagttagcaattgcgtTAAAGTTGTTTAGCAACAAGTCTTTAGTCATAATACAAGTccgatttattgaattctccatgtgtaCTATATTAAAGGGCATTTCGTTTaacataacaggcttttaaaattcattATTGGTGCTCATTTGACATGGAATGACCCTTATAGCTGTTGAGATTAAATAGCCTTCTGCATGTATTGTTGAAATTAAATCAGATATTGTCTGGAATATTGTTTTTAAATCTACATTCATGAAGTACTGAAAATTAACCAATTGAATTGATTGTTAATAGAGTAAACATTTCAAGGTTTACATTCATGTTGGAtcccagtgtcacgtcctggccagtataagggttaattgttattgtagtttggtcaggacgtggcagagggtatttgttttatgtggttcgggatggtgtgttagttaggagggcgtttgatttattatttccgggttttgggttatggtctatgtttatgtatttctatgtgtagtctagtgagtgtgtttctatgttgagttaattggggtggacttccaattgaaggcagctgtttggtgttgcctttgattggaagtcctatattagttgggtgtgtttgtcttgtatttgtgggagattgtttttgcattgcgtgtttttgtTAGCATGCAAAACTGgcatttgtcgtgcttattgtttcttgttttttcgtgttcaacgtttgtgaataaattaagaaaatgaacaccaactctgctgcatattggtccaccttttcggacgacgatttcgctatatcgtcctccgacgaagaaagccgTGACACCCAGGTTTTGTCTGCGCATGTAACGGCTTCATTTGATGAGAGCACATGGCTAATGGAGTTGGTTTGAGCTGAACTGAGACCTTTAAGAAAATGGATGCATCACTTCCTTGTGCCCCTTTTTGTTTTCTTGGTTTAGTTTGTCCTCTCTGTAGTTCCCCGTAATCACATAACTTCTCATTTCCTCACTCATGAATACAAAAACAGTTGCTAGTCTGTAAAACAGCTTTGCTTTCACTTCCCTTCCCTTCATAAAACTGCACGTTGCACAAATATGAATTACTGTTCCTAAATTTCCGTGTGTAGATAATTGTTTTACAAATAGAAGTATTTGATTGTAAGTGTTGGATTATTATTTTGGATAGGCCTTGGATATTTAAAGATACAGAAATACTGTAATCTGATGAAGTTGGCTAGTTTTTAACGATTGTTTTGATACAATTAGCCATGGTACTACAGATCAGTTGCTGTATTTTATTTGGTGCCCTGTGCTTCGGAGAAAAACAGCATTAGAGGGAATAGAGGGGCCTGTGTTCCAGATGTTAAAGCCACAGGATGGATGTAAAGAGGCTATCAGAGTTGACATGGGTTTGAGTCCGACCCATGCATTTCTGACTCACTAATTCCCCTAAACCTCCCGCACACATGGATCTACAATTGTGAcaatcaactatattaatttggggacaagttgaaacacattaaacattcatagacatttagctagctagcttactgttgatcgctaatttgtcctgggatataaacattgggttgttattttacctgaagtgcactttctttctttctggttCTTTGTAAAAAAATTACCCATTTTGAGTTATACAAAATTGTGttctctactccaacaattaatccacagataaaagaggACACCTAATTAGtgtctagtaatctctcctccttcaatagtagtagtgttgtagaaAAATCAGCTCTTGTAGTCGAAAAAACTGTTAAGAATTCACCCAGGGTTTATTCAGTAGTGACCAGCGCATGGGAGACCTTTTCTAGATGCAGTCAGCATTGGACTCTCTCAGACATAAATACATTTTAGTTTATATAGGCAAGGAACATCTGGTTCAGAtcagccctctcctctctattaAGTTTTCTAGGCAAGCGTGTCTATTATATGAGAGGTATCCAAGTGAtaccccccttcccccctctctgcaATTTACAACACGTGGGATTGTCACGTTTCATACTCCCCTTCCTCAAATCCAGATTTTGTCCAGTTCGAGTTCAACTTGGATAATAACTTTAAAGCACACAGTACAGCTGTCTAACATAGTTGTCATTAAGCTTAAATCTTCCTTCACAGTGGTAGTAGTTGCAGTGGTGTATTAAGTAAGTCgtttttttggtatctgtactttactttactatttttatttttgacaacttttacttttacttcactacattcctaaataaaataatttactttttactccacacattttgaatgcttagcatgaCAGGAAAATGTTTCAAATCATGCACTTataaagagaacatccctggtcatctactgcctctgatctggtggactcaataaacacacatgttttgtttgtaaatgatgtctgagtgttggagtgtgcccctggctatccgtaaatgaaaaaaaacaagaatggtcttgtctggtttgcttagtatcaggaatttgaaatgatttgtactttcacttttgatacttaagtacattttctcaattaaatttacttttgatactaaagtatatttaaaaccaaatacttttagacttttacttaagtagtattttactgggtgactttcacttttacttgagtaattttctattagcgtttctttacttttactcaagtatgacaattggctaCTTTTTTCCaccacggaggaggaggaggaggactttATGTCAGTTGGcaaacactaccaccaccatctggagtgtggacctcagttcatctttcaatcacccagaTGGGTATATGTTTATATATGGGACTTGCAGCGCATAAAACAATAGAACCAATAACCATTTTACCATTTTAAAGGTTCTTCCTTACGGTTCCATCAGCCTTAGTAGCCTttaaaattgtattgtttataacAATACATtatatcataaggcctttctttgaggACCTAGTACACAGTGCTGTTAGGAATGCCCtcgtttacaggccacatcaggcctgcaagtcattatgctacatacagtagtgatg is a window of Salmo salar chromosome ssa18, Ssal_v3.1, whole genome shotgun sequence DNA encoding:
- the LOC106577855 gene encoding GTPase IMAP family member 7 isoform X2 codes for the protein MRIVLLGKTGWGKSSAGNTIFGGGTEFKINSSAKSEMYKCEAKTKDINGRKLTVVDTPGFFDTNIPEEDLKPELVKCIVECAPGPHAFLIVLRVDRYGCHEEQVIEEIAKCFSSEAFKYSTVLFTHGDQLEGKTIQDFVKTNDKLSELVEKCGGRCHVIDNKYWNTNQQSQYRNNQYQVTELLNTIEEMVSENGGECYTNELLQEAERLIQAEIESLRKESMGKMSEEAINKQATENVWKKLLIKLTGIATGTIVGALLGVAGAEAFVQSVLGKIPTITELGAGGLNTAITVTIAGAIVAGGAIGGKMIGAAAAENAETPGEAAKKAAEAV
- the LOC106577855 gene encoding GTPase IMAP family member 7 isoform X1 gives rise to the protein MGNFFTKNQKERKCTSESNPMRIVLLGKTGWGKSSAGNTIFGGGTEFKINSSAKSEMYKCEAKTKDINGRKLTVVDTPGFFDTNIPEEDLKPELVKCIVECAPGPHAFLIVLRVDRYGCHEEQVIEEIAKCFSSEAFKYSTVLFTHGDQLEGKTIQDFVKTNDKLSELVEKCGGRCHVIDNKYWNTNQQSQYRNNQYQVTELLNTIEEMVSENGGECYTNELLQEAERLIQAEIESLRKESMGKMSEEAINKQATENVWKKLLIKLTGIATGTIVGALLGVAGAEAFVQSVLGKIPTITELGAGGLNTAITVTIAGAIVAGGAIGGKMIGAAAAENAETPGEAAKKAAEAV